In Bacteroides coprosuis DSM 18011, the following are encoded in one genomic region:
- a CDS encoding putative transmembrane protein (COGs: COG4299 conserved hypothetical protein~KEGG: bfs:BF0369 putative transmembrane protein~SPTR: Membrane protein;~IMG reference gene:2504107768~PFAM: Protein of unknown function (DUF1624)), whose amino-acid sequence MVNKIEDSKRLLSLDVLRGITVAGMILVNNTGSCGYNYTALRHASWDGLNFADLVFPMFMFMMGISTYISLRKYENNKKTAFYKIFKRTSLLIIIGLFMECIITWIEVGLNLSTLRLMGVMQRLGLCYGITALLSLYVPHKYLLKIALSVLLGYFIIQIVGSGFDKSAENVIGVVDRSVLGVNHIYLQGKQFVDPEGVLSTLPAIAQVMIGFFCGRKILEKREHKQQMLILYRLGSLFLFVGFVFSYVCPINKRLWSPTFVLVTSGVACMALSLLIDTLDIKQKKHWSRFFEVFGANPLILYVVASILAPLLKHFNVHQLLFNNILNPLFGAYLGSFMYGFSLLLILWIMGFILFKKRIYIKI is encoded by the coding sequence ATGGTAAATAAAATAGAAGACTCAAAGCGATTACTTTCTTTAGATGTACTTAGAGGTATTACGGTTGCAGGAATGATTTTAGTGAATAATACAGGTTCTTGTGGATATAATTATACAGCCTTGCGGCACGCCTCTTGGGATGGATTGAATTTTGCTGATCTAGTGTTTCCTATGTTTATGTTTATGATGGGAATATCTACATATATTTCTCTACGAAAATATGAAAACAATAAAAAAACAGCTTTCTATAAAATATTCAAGAGGACAAGTTTGTTAATTATAATAGGTCTTTTTATGGAGTGTATAATTACTTGGATTGAAGTGGGGCTAAATCTAAGTACATTAAGATTAATGGGAGTGATGCAGCGACTTGGACTTTGTTATGGAATAACAGCTTTACTATCTCTTTATGTCCCGCATAAATACTTATTGAAAATAGCCTTATCTGTATTATTGGGGTATTTTATTATTCAGATTGTGGGTAGTGGGTTTGATAAATCAGCTGAGAACGTAATAGGTGTTGTCGACAGATCGGTATTAGGTGTTAACCATATTTACTTACAGGGAAAGCAGTTTGTCGATCCCGAGGGTGTACTGAGTACTTTACCAGCGATAGCACAAGTTATGATAGGTTTTTTCTGTGGTAGAAAAATATTAGAAAAGAGAGAGCATAAACAGCAAATGCTTATTTTATACAGGTTAGGTAGTTTGTTCCTTTTTGTTGGTTTTGTATTTAGTTATGTTTGCCCCATTAATAAAAGATTATGGTCACCTACATTTGTATTGGTAACAAGTGGTGTTGCTTGCATGGCTTTATCTCTATTAATAGATACTCTTGATATTAAACAGAAAAAGCACTGGTCTAGATTTTTTGAGGTTTTTGGAGCAAATCCATTGATACTCTATGTGGTAGCTAGTATTCTGGCTCCTCTTCTTAAGCACTTTAATGTGCATCAATTATTATTTAATAATATACTAAATCCTTTATTTGGTGCCTATTTAGGTTCTTTTATGTATGGTTTTTCATTATTACTCATTTTATGGATAATGGGATTTATTTTATTTAAAAAACGTATTTATATTAAAATTTAA
- a CDS encoding dTDP-4-dehydrorhamnose reductase (COGs: COG1091 dTDP-4-dehydrorhamnose reductase~InterPro IPR005913~KEGG: bth:BT_0725 dTDP-4-dehydrorhamnose reductase~PFAM: dTDP-4-dehydrorhamnose reductase~SPTR: dTDP-4-dehydrorhamnose reductase;~IMG reference gene:2504107765~PFAM: RmlD substrate binding domain~TIGRFAM: dTDP-4-dehydrorhamnose reductase) — MKPMKRILITGANGFTGRYLLQYFMQQKTYELFATSNSTDKYPTQGYEYQRLDLTESGNVIAYIQKIQPDVIIHTAAISGIPQCEENPSQAYSVNVEAVKTIGTVAKKLAIHFIQLSTDFVFDGKREIPYTEEDIPAPINEYGKTKLEAEQWIQKHLTHYAIARVAVVYGKPKDGQHTNIVEIIQSKLSNNEELHLVSDQWRTPTYVGDICQGIHLLIEKEEKGIFHICGSELFSIYELGLYIAKLLGKDSCLIHPEISNSAFNAIPRPPFTALSNAKAKDILGYNTTTIYDYLVEFRV; from the coding sequence ATGAAACCAATGAAAAGAATACTCATTACTGGAGCGAATGGCTTTACTGGCAGATACCTTCTACAGTATTTCATGCAACAAAAGACTTACGAACTCTTTGCCACCTCGAATAGTACAGATAAATACCCTACACAAGGATATGAATATCAAAGATTAGACTTAACGGAATCGGGAAACGTAATAGCCTATATTCAGAAGATTCAACCAGATGTTATCATTCATACAGCAGCAATCTCTGGCATTCCGCAATGTGAGGAAAACCCCTCACAAGCCTACTCTGTAAATGTTGAAGCAGTAAAGACTATCGGTACAGTAGCCAAAAAGCTGGCCATTCATTTTATCCAACTCTCTACCGATTTTGTATTTGATGGAAAGAGAGAGATTCCATATACAGAAGAAGACATTCCTGCCCCTATCAATGAATATGGGAAAACAAAGTTGGAGGCAGAACAATGGATCCAGAAACACTTGACACATTATGCGATAGCAAGAGTAGCGGTTGTTTATGGCAAGCCCAAGGATGGACAGCATACTAATATTGTGGAAATCATTCAATCCAAATTGAGTAATAACGAAGAGCTTCATTTGGTAAGTGACCAATGGCGTACTCCTACCTATGTTGGAGATATCTGCCAAGGCATACATCTGCTCATAGAAAAAGAAGAAAAAGGAATATTTCATATCTGCGGGTCAGAACTATTCAGTATTTATGAATTGGGGCTTTATATCGCCAAACTACTAGGTAAAGACTCTTGTTTAATCCATCCCGAAATCAGTAATTCTGCTTTTAATGCTATCCCACGCCCTCCTTTTACTGCGCTATCAAATGCGAAGGCTAAAGATATTTTAGGGTATAACACAACTACTATCTATGATTATTTAGTAGAATTTAGAGTATAG
- a CDS encoding RNA polymerase, sigma-24 subunit, ECF subfamily (COGs: COG1595 DNA-directed RNA polymerase specialized sigma subunit sigma24 homolog~InterPro IPR014284:IPR007627:IPR013249~KEGG: zpr:ZPR_3557 ECF subfamily RNA polymerase sigma-24 factor~PFAM: RNA polymerase sigma factor 70, region 4 type 2; RNA polymerase sigma-70 region 2~SPTR: Putative RNA polymerase ECF-type sigma factor;~TIGRFAM: RNA polymerase sigma-70~IMG reference gene:2504107766~PFAM: Sigma-70, region 4; Sigma-70 region 2~TIGRFAM: RNA polymerase sigma factor, sigma-70 family; RNA polymerase sigma-70 factor, Bacteroides expansion family 1), translating to MKGDNINSTEAILIRQLKKGSQLAFSSLYEKYSKEAYMLSLKYLCSKELAEDAVQNLFIKIWVKKKDIDENKPFNRYLFTILKNDLLNTLRDSQKNVTVLEDCLEMLLNLYASEEIEEVENNKERQLNMIKKAVAALSSQRQRIFLMKYSGKYTNQEIADILNLSINTIKYQYYQSLKQIRSYVTNIALLMLFNGTL from the coding sequence ATGAAAGGAGATAATATAAATTCTACTGAAGCTATTTTAATAAGACAGCTTAAAAAGGGAAGTCAATTAGCATTCAGTTCTCTATATGAAAAATATTCTAAAGAAGCATATATGCTCTCTCTAAAATATTTATGCAGCAAAGAGTTAGCAGAAGATGCCGTCCAAAATCTTTTTATTAAAATATGGGTTAAGAAAAAGGACATAGACGAAAACAAACCTTTCAACAGATACCTATTTACTATATTAAAGAATGATTTACTAAATACATTACGTGACTCACAAAAGAATGTGACAGTTTTAGAAGATTGCTTAGAAATGCTTCTCAATTTATACGCAAGTGAAGAAATAGAAGAAGTAGAAAATAATAAGGAACGACAACTTAATATGATAAAAAAGGCAGTCGCTGCATTATCATCTCAACGCCAAAGAATCTTTTTAATGAAATATTCTGGGAAGTACACCAATCAAGAAATAGCAGATATCTTAAACCTATCTATAAATACCATTAAATATCAATATTATCAATCTCTAAAACAGATCAGATCGTATGTAACTAACATAGCGCTATTGATGCTTTTTAACGGAACTCTTTAA
- a CDS encoding glycerate kinase (COGs: COG1929 Glycerate kinase~InterPro IPR004381~KEGG: pdi:BDI_3122 hypothetical protein~PFAM: Glycerate kinase~PRIAM: Glycerate kinase~SPTR: Putative uncharacterized protein;~TIGRFAM: Glycerate kinase~IMG reference gene:2504107770~PFAM: Glycerate kinase family~TIGRFAM: glycerate kinase), whose protein sequence is MKNIILAFDSFKGSVSSMQIARAAELAIKEVYPNCEILPFPIADGGEGTTNALCSRLNVEKITCLVHNPLMNQIEISYGITNDKKTAILEMASASGLTLIDENHRNPMKTTTYGTGEIILDALERGCRNFIIGIGGSATNDASIGLLNALGIRFLDKQGIELEPIGENLIHIDQIDTSRINKDLKDCTFTIACDVNNPLFGPNGAAYVYAPQKGASTEEVEILDQGLKNFASIVKKYTSKDISIIAGAGAAGGMGGGLVAFLNAELKSGIDVILDVLDFGEYVQHTDLIFTGEGCLDKQTTMGKALGGILKQALRYDKPIIGIGGSVVASKELLLAGFTSVFPIQPYPIALEEAMKENFTLQNIYRTVLQIIKTIKYFKK, encoded by the coding sequence ATGAAGAATATTATTCTTGCATTTGATTCTTTTAAAGGTTCTGTAAGCTCTATGCAAATAGCAAGAGCTGCTGAATTAGCGATAAAAGAGGTATATCCAAATTGTGAGATTTTACCGTTCCCTATTGCAGATGGAGGTGAAGGAACTACCAATGCTTTATGTTCAAGGTTGAATGTAGAAAAGATTACGTGTTTGGTACATAATCCCCTTATGAATCAGATAGAAATATCTTACGGCATAACGAACGATAAGAAAACTGCAATTTTGGAAATGGCTTCTGCAAGTGGTTTGACTCTAATTGATGAAAATCATAGGAATCCAATGAAAACAACAACTTATGGTACAGGAGAAATTATTTTAGATGCATTAGAACGAGGTTGTAGAAACTTCATTATTGGAATTGGAGGCAGTGCAACAAATGATGCATCTATTGGTCTATTGAATGCTTTAGGTATCCGTTTTTTAGATAAACAAGGAATAGAATTAGAACCCATAGGAGAAAATTTAATACACATAGATCAAATTGATACTTCTAGAATAAATAAAGATTTAAAAGATTGTACTTTTACAATAGCTTGCGATGTAAATAATCCTTTGTTTGGACCAAATGGTGCAGCATATGTGTATGCTCCCCAGAAAGGAGCATCTACTGAAGAAGTCGAAATTTTAGATCAAGGATTAAAGAACTTTGCATCTATAGTAAAGAAGTATACTTCAAAAGATATATCTATCATTGCAGGAGCAGGAGCAGCTGGCGGTATGGGAGGAGGATTAGTTGCTTTTCTAAATGCAGAGTTAAAGTCTGGTATAGATGTTATTCTCGATGTTTTAGATTTTGGTGAGTATGTACAGCATACCGATTTGATTTTTACAGGAGAAGGATGTCTAGACAAACAAACAACAATGGGTAAAGCTTTAGGTGGAATTTTGAAACAAGCACTAAGATATGATAAGCCCATAATTGGAATTGGGGGGAGTGTTGTTGCTAGTAAGGAACTATTGTTAGCAGGATTTACCTCTGTTTTCCCTATCCAACCCTATCCTATAGCTTTAGAAGAAGCTATGAAAGAAAACTTCACATTACAAAATATATACAGGACTGTACTTCAAATTATTAAAACGATAAAATATTTCAAAAAATGA
- a CDS encoding Citrate transporter (COGs: COG2610 H+/gluconate symporter and related permease~InterPro IPR004680~KEGG: ctc:CTC00701 putative gluconate permease~PFAM: Divalent ion symporter~SPTR: Transporter, gluconate:H+ symporter (GntP) family;~IMG reference gene:2504107769~PFAM: GntP family permease) → MTAIGALIGLLLSIYLIVKKIPPTYSLIAGAIVGGLLGGLSLIQTVVVMTDGVKDISSAIIRILTAGVLSGILIKTGAAATISNAIVRKLGEKRVFAALAIATMLLCAVGVFIDVAVITVAPIALSIGKRLNLSPSVLLIAMIGGGKCGNIVSPNPNTIIAAENFGADLSSVMFSNIIPAFIGLLFTLFVVIKLIPKQIQKMHDSDSLIDEVNELPALLPSLVAPIVTIMLLALRPIADINIDPLLALPIGGLVGIISMKQWSNILPSIEYGLSKMSSVAVLLIGTGTIAGIIKNSTLKDWILTGLAKANIGEIMIAPISGALMSGATASTTAGATLASSSFADTILAVGISAVWGAAMINSGATVLDHLPHGSFFHATGGVCELNFKERLKLIPYETLIGVVLAGATTISCIIA, encoded by the coding sequence ATGACAGCTATAGGTGCTTTAATCGGGTTGCTACTATCTATTTATTTAATTGTAAAAAAAATCCCTCCAACTTATAGTTTGATAGCTGGTGCTATCGTGGGTGGATTATTGGGAGGCTTATCACTTATTCAAACTGTAGTAGTTATGACAGACGGAGTTAAAGATATTTCGTCGGCAATTATTCGTATCCTAACAGCTGGTGTTTTATCTGGAATATTGATAAAAACAGGGGCTGCTGCAACTATTTCTAATGCTATAGTACGTAAACTGGGTGAGAAAAGAGTGTTTGCGGCATTAGCAATAGCTACTATGCTATTATGCGCTGTTGGTGTTTTTATTGATGTAGCTGTTATTACTGTAGCTCCTATTGCTTTGTCTATAGGCAAGCGTTTAAATCTATCGCCTTCAGTTTTACTAATAGCAATGATTGGTGGAGGTAAATGCGGTAATATTGTTTCCCCAAATCCTAATACAATAATTGCAGCAGAAAATTTTGGAGCAGATTTGTCTTCTGTTATGTTTTCTAATATTATTCCAGCTTTCATAGGTTTGCTTTTTACTCTCTTTGTAGTAATAAAATTAATACCCAAGCAGATTCAAAAGATGCATGATTCTGATTCACTAATAGATGAAGTTAATGAACTACCTGCTTTGCTACCTAGTTTAGTCGCACCAATTGTCACTATTATGCTTTTAGCACTTCGGCCAATAGCAGACATAAACATAGATCCATTATTAGCATTACCAATAGGTGGTTTGGTGGGAATTATTAGTATGAAGCAATGGAGTAATATTCTGCCAAGTATTGAATATGGATTGTCAAAAATGTCATCAGTTGCTGTTTTACTCATTGGAACAGGGACTATTGCTGGTATCATTAAAAACTCAACTCTTAAAGACTGGATTTTGACAGGCTTAGCAAAGGCTAATATTGGAGAGATAATGATTGCTCCTATATCAGGTGCTTTGATGTCAGGAGCTACTGCATCAACTACAGCAGGTGCTACGTTAGCTTCATCATCTTTCGCTGACACAATATTGGCGGTAGGTATTTCTGCAGTATGGGGTGCAGCTATGATTAATTCTGGAGCAACAGTATTGGATCATTTACCTCATGGTTCATTTTTTCATGCTACAGGTGGAGTGTGTGAATTGAATTTTAAAGAGAGGTTGAAATTAATTCCTTATGAAACTCTTATAGGTGTTGTTTTAGCTGGCGCTACTACTATCTCCTGTATTATAGCTTAG
- a CDS encoding Alpha-N-acetylglucosaminidase (InterPro IPR007781~KEGG: bth:BT_0438 alpha-N-acetylglucosaminidase precursor~PFAM: Alpha-N-acetylglucosaminidase~PRIAM: Alpha-N-acetylglucosaminidase~SPTR: Alpha-N-acetylglucosaminidase;~IMG reference gene:2504107767~PFAM: Alpha-N-acetylglucosaminidase (NAGLU)): MKQTKIYLLLFALFISIGVIGKDKDVVTIEKMTQRLIPTYSSSFSFKKIKAINQRDFFTVESKQNKILIEGNNANSMAMGLNHYLKHYCLTTVSWYADKAIEMPKELPALPQKISVEAKVDTRFFLNYCTYGYTMPWWQWKDWERFIDWMALNGVNMPLAITGQESVWYNVWKKLGMSDLEIRSYFVGPPYLPWHRMANIDSWNGPLPKEWLDHQSDLQKQILKRERELNMKPVLPAFAGHVPSELKHLFPEADIQHLGKWAGFADKYRCNFLNPNDPLFAKIQRLFLEEQTRLFGTDHIYGVDPFNEVDPPSWEPEYLKKVAADMYRTLTDVDPKAKWLQMTWLFYHGKKKWTAPRIEALLTGVPQDELYLLDYHCENVELWKTTDYFHGQPYIWCYLGNFGGNTTITGNVKESGQRLENTLINGGNNFKGIGSTLEGLDVMQFPYEYIFDKAWTFNMDDNSWVENLADRHLGKKSEAYREAWKILFNDVYVQVPKSLGVLPNFRPEMSKPNKRTVNDYKNKDLVKVWAKLLEVKECTRDAYIIDLITVGRQVLGNYFLVVKNEFDQMYQFKDLPGLESRGAKLREILNDLENLTAFHNHCTLEKWISDARALGNTIELKDYYEKNARNLITTWGGSLNDYASRTWSGLIKDYYAKRWNLYIDSVTEALKENKKFNQSELNEKLNILEEAWVNKVETVTSYEQGDILELSKYLFDKYRVAIY; the protein is encoded by the coding sequence ATGAAACAAACGAAAATTTACTTACTCTTATTTGCTCTCTTTATTTCAATAGGAGTGATAGGAAAGGATAAAGATGTTGTGACAATTGAGAAGATGACGCAACGATTAATACCTACTTATAGTTCGAGTTTTAGTTTTAAGAAAATTAAAGCAATAAATCAACGAGATTTTTTCACTGTTGAGTCTAAGCAAAATAAAATACTAATAGAAGGGAATAATGCCAACTCAATGGCTATGGGGTTAAATCATTACTTAAAACATTATTGCTTAACCACTGTTTCATGGTATGCTGATAAGGCAATAGAAATGCCTAAAGAATTACCAGCCCTTCCACAAAAGATTAGTGTTGAGGCTAAAGTTGATACTCGATTTTTCTTAAATTATTGTACGTATGGATATACTATGCCATGGTGGCAATGGAAAGACTGGGAAAGATTTATTGACTGGATGGCTCTAAATGGAGTTAATATGCCTTTAGCCATTACCGGGCAAGAATCTGTCTGGTATAATGTTTGGAAAAAACTAGGAATGTCTGATCTTGAAATACGCTCGTATTTTGTAGGACCTCCATATCTTCCTTGGCATAGAATGGCAAATATTGATAGTTGGAATGGACCACTTCCTAAAGAATGGTTAGATCATCAATCAGATTTACAGAAACAAATATTAAAACGTGAACGAGAATTAAATATGAAGCCTGTACTACCTGCTTTTGCGGGTCATGTACCTAGTGAATTAAAGCATCTTTTCCCAGAAGCAGATATTCAACATTTAGGAAAGTGGGCTGGATTTGCTGATAAGTATCGTTGTAATTTCTTAAACCCTAACGATCCATTATTTGCAAAGATTCAGCGTCTTTTCTTAGAAGAACAAACAAGGCTTTTTGGTACTGATCATATTTATGGCGTAGATCCTTTCAATGAAGTTGATCCTCCAAGTTGGGAACCAGAATATTTAAAAAAGGTTGCAGCAGATATGTACAGAACGCTTACCGATGTGGATCCTAAAGCAAAATGGTTGCAAATGACATGGCTGTTTTATCATGGCAAGAAGAAATGGACGGCTCCTCGTATTGAGGCTTTACTAACAGGTGTCCCTCAAGATGAACTTTATTTATTAGATTATCATTGTGAAAATGTAGAACTATGGAAAACCACAGATTATTTTCATGGACAACCTTATATTTGGTGCTATTTAGGTAATTTTGGCGGTAACACTACAATTACTGGTAATGTAAAGGAGAGTGGTCAGAGATTAGAAAATACATTGATCAATGGTGGAAATAATTTTAAAGGGATTGGTTCAACTTTAGAAGGTTTAGATGTAATGCAATTTCCTTATGAATACATATTCGATAAGGCATGGACTTTTAATATGGATGATAATTCTTGGGTTGAAAATTTAGCGGATAGACATTTAGGTAAAAAATCTGAAGCTTACAGAGAAGCATGGAAAATTCTATTTAATGATGTGTATGTACAAGTACCTAAATCTTTAGGGGTACTGCCAAATTTTCGTCCTGAGATGTCTAAGCCAAATAAACGTACAGTCAATGATTATAAAAATAAAGACTTAGTCAAGGTTTGGGCTAAATTACTAGAAGTAAAAGAATGTACCAGAGATGCATATATCATAGATCTTATTACTGTTGGGCGACAAGTCTTAGGCAATTACTTCTTAGTGGTAAAAAATGAATTTGATCAAATGTATCAATTTAAAGATCTTCCAGGTTTAGAATCTAGAGGTGCAAAATTAAGAGAAATTTTAAATGACTTGGAAAATCTAACAGCTTTTCATAATCATTGTACTTTAGAAAAATGGATTTCGGATGCTAGAGCTTTAGGAAATACTATAGAATTGAAGGATTACTATGAAAAAAATGCCCGTAATTTAATTACTACTTGGGGTGGTAGCTTGAATGATTATGCTAGTAGAACATGGTCTGGACTCATAAAAGATTATTATGCTAAGAGATGGAATTTGTATATTGATTCTGTTACAGAAGCCTTAAAAGAGAATAAAAAATTTAATCAGTCTGAACTAAATGAAAAATTAAATATTTTAGAGGAAGCATGGGTAAATAAAGTTGAAACTGTTACCTCTTATGAACAAGGAGATATTTTAGAATTGTCTAAATATCTTTTTGATAAATATCGAGTTGCAATTTATTAA